In Pongo pygmaeus isolate AG05252 chromosome 19, NHGRI_mPonPyg2-v2.0_pri, whole genome shotgun sequence, the genomic stretch ttttgttttgctttgttttttgagacggagtctcactcttgttgccctggctggagtggaatggcacgatcttggctcactgaaacttccacctcctgggttcaagctattctcctacctcagccacccaagtagctgggattacaggcatgggccaccatgcccggctaattttgtatttttaggctaattttgtatttttagtagagacagcgtttctccatgttggtcaggctggtcttgaactcctgacctcaggtgatccacccacctcagcctcccaaagtgctggggttataggcatgagccgctgcacccggccatgtttttttttcttttttttaaatacatgaatgCATATTatatcaaaaaatttttttttcttttatatatatatatatatattttattatactttaagttctagggtccATGTGCACaccgtgcaggtttgttacatatgtatacatgtgccatgttggtgtgctgcacccattaactcgtcatttacattaggtatatctcctaatgctatccttccccccccaaaatttttttttttaattttaaaacactgccCACTGGAATTAGTCTTCAAGATGCTGTTGGTCTCATATATCTGCCAATCTCTGTTTTGTAGTCTATTCGGTTTATCAGGAATCTTCAAAATCCCTCTCAACTATTTGGTTACAGGAGCCCATGATGCTGCCCAAACCTGGGACCTATTACCTCCCCTGGGAGGTTAGTGCAGGCCAAGTTCCTGATGGGAGCACACTGAGAACATTTGGCAGGTGAGAACAGTTATTTTTTTCACTGGTGGGGGTGATGATATGTTAAATATCTTTCtctacctccaaaaaaaaataattagaaaagatttttataactttgtctaattatgttaaaatactaaaaaaaaaaattagttgccgggcgcggtggctcatgcctgtaatcccagcactttgggaggccgaggtgggtggatcacctgaggttgggagtttgagaccagcctgaccaacatggagaaaccctgtctctactaaaaatacaaaattagctgggcgtggtggcacatgcctataatcccagctaatcgagaggctgaggcaggagaattgcttgaacctggaaggtggaggttgtagtgagctgagatcgcgccattgcactccagcctgggcaacaagagcaaaactctgtctcaaaaaataataataaaaaatatatatacatatatattgaaaaaattaatattcattgtAAAAAGTGTAGATAGTCCATAAAGGTgtagagaggaaggaaaagtcACCCATAATCCCATTACCCAGACAACCACTGCTAACCTTCGGTGATTATCCTCATGTGCTTTTCCAtacatatgtgtttgtatatgtgggTGGGTATGGAGACACCcaatatacgtatatacatatatactctgTCAGTTATATATCAGTTAtatattgctgtgtaacaaattacccgcACATACAATTTtagtttttcgtagagacagggtatccctATATTCTcaaggctggtgtcaaactcctgggctgaagcaatcctcctgactcagcctcccaaagtgctgggattacaggcatgagccactgtgcccagcctcccccaaatttaaaataattattgtctCATAGTtactgtgggtcaggaatttgggagtgGTTTAACTGTTTGGATCTGGCTCAGGGTCGATCATGGGAGTGGCATCCAGATGTTGGCCAGGGCTGCAGTTATCTGGAGGCTTGACTGGGGCCGGGACCTCTACTTCCAAGGTAGCTTGTTCACGTTTGGCAAATTAGGGCTGGCTCTTGGCAAGATAACTCAGTTCCAGACAATGTGGATTTCTCTGTAGTTCTGTGTGAGGGTCCTCATAACACAGCAGTTTCTGCCAGAAGCAGTGACCAAGAGAAAAAGCAGGGTGAAAACCACAATGTCTTTCATGACTTAGCTTCCAAAGTCAGTCTCAGTCATTTCTGCAGTATCCTACTGATTACACAGGTCACCCTTACTCAGCATCGTAGAGGATGCACAAGGATGTAAATATCAGGGGGTGAGAATCACAGGGGACCATCTTAGAgacatgtgtacatacatatagaaGTATTTTaacctaggccaggtgcggtggctcacgcctgtaatcccagcactttgggaggccgaggcaggcggatcatctgaggtcaggagtttaagaccagcctggccaaaatggcaaaaccctgtctctactaaaaatacaaaaattagctgggcttggtggcaggtgcctataatcccagctactcaggaggctgaggcaggagaatcgcttaaacctaggaggtggaagttgcagtgagctgagattgtgccactgcactccagcctgggggacagggtgagactccgtctcaaaaaaaaaaaaaaaaaagaaagaaagtagtaTTTTAACCTagcccgggtgcggtggttcacacctgtaatgccaacactttgggaagccgaagtgggcagatcacctgaggtcagaagttcaaaaccagcctggccaacatggtgaaaccccatctggataaaaaatacaaaaactagccaggcgtggtggcaggcgcctgtaatcccagctattcgggaggctgaggcaggagaattgcttgaacctgggaggcagaggtggcagtgagctgagatcatgccattacactccagcctgggtgacaagagtgaaattcggcctcaaaaaaaaaaagtattttaacctagttaagggctgggtgtggaggcttacacctgtgatcctggcactttggggggctgaggtgggaggattgcttgagtccaggagtttgagacaagcctgggcaacatggtaaaaccctgtctctacaaaatatacaaaaaattagccaggcatggcagtgtgcgcctgtagccccagctactggggaggctgaggtgggaggatcacctgaacctgggaggtctaggctgcagtgggccgagactgcaccactgcactccatcctgggtgacagagtaagatcctgcctcaaaaaaaaaaaaaaagaaaagaaaagaaagaagaagaaagcaatatTTTAACCTAGATGAGATCCTATTATATTACTCTATTGTAGCATTTATTTACTTAGCTGTGTATGGTAGACCTAGTACCATGTCAGACATGTAGATCTATATCATCATTTTGAATGGTTCCATTTTGTTTCACTGTGGTGATATTGCATCATTTACTTAGccaattcttttggtttttttttttttttttgagaggaagtctcactctgtcaccaggttggagtgcagtggtgcaatcttggctcactgcaacctctgcctgccaggttcaagcgattctcctgcctcagcctcccgagtagctggtattacaggcacctgccaccacacccggctaatttttttattttttagtagaaacggtgtttcaccatcttggccagtctggtttccaactcctgacctcgtaatccaccctcctcggccccccaaagtgctgggattataggcgtgagccaccacgcccggcctacttaGCCaattctttattgattttcttttctttttctttttttttttttttgagacagagtcttgctctgttgcccaggctggagtgcagtggcgcgatctcggcttactgcaagttccgcctcccgggttcatgccattctcctgcctcagcctcccaagtagctgggactataggcacctgccaccatgcccggctaatttttttttttttgtatttttttttttagtagagacggcatttcaccatgttagccaggatggtctcgatctcctgacctcgtgatctgcctgcctcggcctcccaaagtgctgggattacagatgtgagccaccgcgcctggccttttttgtttttaattgagatggagtcttgctctgtcgccaggctggagtgcagtggtgtgagcttggctcactgcaacctccaactccctggttcaagcgattctcctgtctcagcctcccaaataggtgggattacaggcgtgcaccaccacacccagctgatttttgtatttttttaagtagagatgggttcaccatgttggccaggatggtctccatctcttgaccttgtgatctgtctgcctcagcctcccaaagtcctgggattacaggtgtgagccaccgtgcccagctttatTGATTTTCAGTAAAGACATCAAGATAATTCAGTAGGGAAAGCATAGTCCTTTCAACAAGTGGAACTACTAGATATTgacactgtgttgcccaggctgaagtgcaagtggcatgatcgtggctcacagcagccttgacccctcagcctcccaagtagctgagaccacaggcatgcaccactgtacctggctaattaaaaaaagaaattatagagacagcgtcttgctctgttgcccaggctggtctctaacacctgggctcaagcaatcctcttgccttggcctcccaaagtgctaggattacagatgtgagccgccatgcccaacctagattttttttttttttttttgagatggagtcttgctctgttgcccagactggagtgcagtggtactatctcggctcactgcagcctctgcctcttgggctccagtgatcctcccgtcttggcctcccaaatatctgggaccacagctgcatgccaccattcctggctaattttttatatttttagtagagacagggtttcaacatgttgcccaggttggtctcgaactcttggactcaagtgatccacctgccttggcctcccaaagtgctgggattaccagcatgagccaccacgcccagctagatATTCTTATGGTCGGGGAAAACATCTTGATCTTTACTtcacaacatacaaaaaaaaatttacactgtGTCATAGATGACAAGCTAAAACCGAAATGTCTCAAGTAAACAGGAGAATATCTTTACAACCTtgagtaggcaaagatttcttttttttttttctatttatagcatTTATAGCccatattgaaaaagaaaagatggccaggcacagtggctcatgagtgtaatcccagcactttgggaggctgaggcagggggatcacttgagctcaggagttcaagaccagtgtagacaacatagcaaaaccctgtctgtacaaaaaattaaactattagccaggtgtgatggcaagtacctatagttccagctactcaggaggctgagatgggaggactgcttgagcagcctggaaggtcaaggctgcagcctgggatacagaaaaaaaagaaaaaaagaaaaaaaaaaaaaaaaggaagaaaaagatttcTTAGACAAGACATAGAAAGCAaaagtcataaaagaaaaaaatgatcaggtgtggtggctcatgcctgtaatcccagtacttagggaagctgaggtgggtggatcccttgaggtcagtagttggagaccagcctggacaatatggtaaaaccctttctctactaaaaatacaaaaattagccaggcctggtggcaggcacctgtaatcccagctactcgggaggctgaggcacaagaattgcttgaacccaggaggcggaggttgcagtgagccgagattgctccattgcactccagcctgggcaacaaagcgagactccatctcaaaaaaaaaaaaaaaaaagaaaaaaaaaatgaataaactgatcatcaacaaaattaaaagcttctgctTATCAAAATataccattaagaaaattaaaggcggccgggcgtggtggctcacgcctgtaatcctagcactttgggtggccgaggcggacggatcacgaggtcaggagatcgagaccatgctagctaacaccgtgaaaccccgtctcaactaaaaatacaaaacaaaaattagccaggcgtggtggcgggcgcctgtagtctcagctactccggaggctgaggcaggagaatggtgtgaaccccgcaggaggagcttgcagtgagcagagatcgcgccactgcactccagcctggctgacggagtgagattccatctcaaaaaaaaaaaaaagaaaaaaaaaagaaaattaaaggcaaggagatgaaaattaaaaggaaTTCCTTCTCATCTACAATGCAGactgaaaaatttttttctggtttgttgctgcaatttgcatttctgtgatgagaCTGAGGCTGAACACTTTTCTATAGATTTCTTGGCCATGCAAACCTTTTGAGCGTGGTGGTGATTCTACGTATGGATGGAAATTATTGCAtttcctctgccttccaggttgtGCCTCTATGACATGATCCAGTCCAGAGTAACACTGATGGCTCAGCACGGATCTGATCAGCACCAGGTTCTTGTCTGTACCAAGTTGGTGGAGCCCTTCCACGCCCAAGTGGGCTCCCTGTACGTCGTCCTTGGGGAGCTCCAGCATCAGCAGGGTGAGCTGCGGCCTCACACCCCCTTTCTCATCCTGGGGCCTGAGCTGGGGCAGTCTTTGGGGCAGTCAGTGAGAAATGGGCTCGTGACTCAACAGCAGTGTCTCATCGGGGTTAACGTTTCTTCCAAATCAGCCCACAAGTTCAACACTCTTGAGGATTCAGCTCAGAGTGGACTGGCCACATGGTGCCAACTCAAAGACAGGGTAgctggtcaggagttcgagactagcccagccaacatggcaaaaccccgtccctactaaaagtacaaaacttagctgggcgtggtggcatgtgcctgtagtcccagctactcaggagactgaggcaggagaatcacttgaaccagggaggtagaggttgcagtgagccaagatcgttccactgcactccagcctggataacagagtgagactccgtctcattaaaaaaagaagacaggtaCAGTGAAGAGATGGTCCCCCATGGGGAAGTGAGAACGAGGAGAGAGAAACCACTAATTTCTCAAGGCCTACAACACACCAGGCCTGATGTGAGGCAGCTTGCTTAGATCTTTTTGAATTTGCCTGTCAGCCCTTAATCTgagtcttaaaaaattttttttttttagtttttttgagacaagatctctctctgttacccaggctggagtgcagtggtatgatcacagctcactgcaactccacctcctgggctcatgaggctcccacctcagcctcctcagtagctgggaccacaggcgtgcaccaccacacccggctaatttttaaattttctgtggaGACAAGGTGTCATTATTTTGGGAtgagagatctgcctgccttggcctcccaaaatgctgggattacaggtgtgcagcaccaaaCCCAGCCTTACTtctgattcctttttattttttgagacggagtcttgctctgtcgctcaggctggagtgcagtggcgtgatctcggctcactgcaagctccgcctcccgggttcatgccattctcctgcctcagcctcccgagtagctgggactataggcgcccgccaccacgcctggctaattttttgtatttttagtagagacagggtttcaccgtattagccaggatggtcttgatctcctgacctcgtgatccgcccgcctcggcctcccaaagtgctgggattacaggcgtgagccaccgttttttgttttttttttttagacagtgccTTGCTTTGTCactgggatggagtgcagtggcgcgatctcagcccactgcaacctccaattccctggatcaagcgattctcctgtctcagcctcccaagtagccctGCCTGCCTCTGATTGttactgctgtttttttttttgttttttttttttcttgagacagagtcttggtctgctgtccaggctgagtgcagtggcgcgatcttggcacCAGACCCTATCCTGCCATTTCTGTATGGATTGCCTGTAGTGGAAACCAAATGGTTGATgaaggaaaattattattttttgagatggagtgtcgctctctcgccaggctggagtatagtggcatgatctcagctcactgcaccctccacctcccgggttcaagcgattctcctgcctcagcctcccgagtagctgggactacagacgtgcgccaccatgcccagctaatttttgtatttttagtagaaatggggtttcaccatgttggccaggatggtctcgatctcttgaccttgtgatctgcccgcctcggcctcccaaagtgctgggatcacaagcatgagccaccgcgcctggcctggcaAGTTCTTTAGAGAAGAGTCACAGCAAATGAACGCAGGAGAAATCCGTAAATTCAAAGTCATCACTTTAAAAGCCCTGACAAAATGAAAAATCCAGGCAACAGTCCTCGCTAGTGGCCAAAATCATTAGGAAACATTTTGGTGGGATCATTGTGATGGAGGGACCTGCCGGCAGTGCCTGGGCTGGCCTGATCGATGTCAACATGATAAAAATCAGAAGGGCAAACATCATGTACCTCCGATGTGAGTCATGAGGAGGACACACATAGCAACACCTCTGGTGGGTTCTTGCCAAAAAAATTGaacttgggctgggtgtggtggctcacgcctataatcccagcactttgggaggccaaggcgggcggatctcgaggtcaggagatcgagaccatcctggctaacatggtgaaaccccgtctctactaaaaatacaaaaagttagccgggcatggtggcatgcgcctgtagtcccagctactcaggaggctgaggcaggagaatcgcttgaacctgggaggcagaggaggttgcagtgagctgagatcgcaccactgcactccagcctggcagagcgagactccatctcaaaaaaaaaaacaaaaaacaaaaaaaattgaacctGAAGCTAATCAGGCCTCAGAGGAAGTAGCCTGTTACCGGGCACTGGCTAGTTTAGTACTCTTATAATTTGCATCACAAcctgttttttgtgggtttttttcttaaaacatttttgttgctgggcgcggtggcttacacctgtaatcctagcactttgggaggctaaggcaggaggatcacctgaggtcgggagttcaagaccagcctgaccaacatggagaaaccccgcctgtactaaaaatacaaaattagctgggcgtgtggtgcatgcctgtaatcccagctactcgggaggctgaggcaggagaatcgcttgaacccgggaggcggaggttgctgtgagccgagatcgcaccattgcactccagcctgggcaacaagagcaaaactccgtctcaaaaaaaaaaaaaagaaaaagaaaaagaaaaattttgtcttgattttctttttttttttttgagacggagtcttactctctcactctgtcacccagcctggagtgcagtggcgcgatctcagctcactgcaacttctgcctcctgggttcaagcgattctcctgcctcggcctcctgagtagctgggattacaggcacccgccactgtgcctggctaatttttgtatttttagtagagacggcgtttcaccatcttggccaggctggtcttgagctcctgaccttgtgatccacctgcctcagcttcccaaagtgctgggattataagcgtgagccaccacgcccagcctgtcttGATTTTCTAAGTCATACATGCTCGTCATTCACGGAGGGAACTCG encodes the following:
- the TEN1 gene encoding CST complex subunit TEN1 isoform X2; the protein is MMLPKPGTYYLPWEVSAGQVPDGSTLRTFGRLCLYDMIQSRVTLMAQHGSDQHQVLVCTKLVEPFHAQVGSLYVVLGELQHQQDRGSVVKARVLTCVEGMNLPLLEQAIREQRLYKQERGGGQ
- the TEN1 gene encoding CST complex subunit TEN1 isoform X1, whose product is MCLRGCKRNVLMKRVKFSKARWLMPVIPALWEAKEPMMLPKPGTYYLPWEVSAGQVPDGSTLRTFGRLCLYDMIQSRVTLMAQHGSDQHQVLVCTKLVEPFHAQVGSLYVVLGELQHQQDRGSVVKARVLTCVEGMNLPLLEQAIREQRLYKQERGGGQ